The genomic region ataaataatttgaaaTATTGAAAAGTACATATTAAATTTACTTTAACTATTTTACTAGTTATAAAAGGTGAGGGTGGTGGAGTTTTTGGCACAAGGGACAAGAAATTGATGAGTAAGAAAGAGTCAAAGGTTGCAAAACAAAATCAAGTGATTCTGAATTTCTGATTTCAAATTTTGTTTTACAACTCATATCCACACGTATAGCACTAATCTGTGTTAGCTGGTTTAGCAACTAAAGTTTATAGatgttatattaaaaaaataataataaaccactaaaaatgttttctgaaTCACAAATTATTAACAAAGATACTATTTACATTGTTAGCGTTAAAAATATCTATAAAATATTTCAAAAGCAATACAAAATATTCAGCCATTAAATTTATACTTTTGcaagcataattaaaaaaatatacatctttatttttaaaatagaaaatgtAAAAGTCAAATTTTTGTTTCGCTTTTTTTAATCGTTACTTAAATAttctcaaaatatttttgataaaataCACAAACAATTTGTTAAATACAAAAATCATTTAacacttataaaaaaaattatttttttcatattttaaaatattttaagaataatttGTGATTAGtaaatttgaaaactatttttgtCAACGATTTAATAATTCTAGAGACATTTTAATAGTTTATTCTTCAAATAAGGGATAGATAGTTGGTAAAATAAGTCTATAATTTACCTTAAGAAAATATACACTTGATGATGGAATTTCTCGAGTAAATGCCCATAGTCGTTTCTGAGATTCGCGCAAATACTCAATGTCATCCTCAAGATCCTCGATTTTTCCATTGTAGTCCTCCAAATAGAGCTCCGAACACTCAAAGTGATCCCTATGCATATTtctggtgatgagtcatcaccgaAGCGCTGATGTGGCGACGTTTTACCACGCTAGAGGGCTCCAACGGCTAACTGAGCTGGCTAATTTTTAATTTGTACGTACCCACGTTGGTCTCTCCCATTATATTTAATCCTAAATCCCcaaattttcataaaatttatctcttcttcttgttcatcgCTCTCTTCATCACATGCTCCAGCTTCTTGCTGATATCATAGTCTTGCAAGATGTCAATAATCCCAAAATATAGAACAACATCGCTAGTCTCTCCATTGTGATAAGTGGTCAAATGGCTGATTCTGACGGTAGTGTATTGATCCAAATCACTCCGCTGGGCCATGCGCTCTGCTCTTGCAGGCATATTGGCACCCAACCTAAAATGTTGGACCAGGCATTGGTGAAAGAGATCGAGGATTCTGACCCTGAAAATCCATTACCTCCCAATGGCTTCCTTTCCCTTCTTTATCTGCAGTTAACAGGAAAAGTCATTCCTCAACCAAGCCAGCCAATTTTCTTACCATTATAAAACAAGCCAATTTTCTTTATTTGCCTGAATGAAACACCTTCATCTCTTACAAACACTTAGCCgggaggtccaaatgaggcacaAGTGCTAAGCAATACTTGGAAACATCATCAGGCAGCCGAGGTAGAATCGAGCTATCATCATCCTCATCCGATAACTCAAGAGCGCATAGAATGCTTGCTCTTAGAAAGTGTTTGATTTTTCTTATTAGGTAAATTAGAAAAACACATATTCGATTCTGTGAACCACTTCTTACCAGCAATGCATTCAGGCATTTTTTAAATGATCATTAACACATTCAGATATAATATTACCAAGAACAGAAATTTTGTCCGCAACTGTGACTAATCAATCAAATAGTGTAAAAAATGTATAACTGAGTAGAGCACCAaactataggaactcaaaatacTCTTCACCCATGAGGATTCTACAAGACCAAGGCATACAAGATGTGGAAAAACGAACAATATGAGCAGTATAAGAAGATGATTTTCTGTACTTTATCCACTCTGACTCAAGTTTCAAAACAGAATTTGTGTTACTACAATAAGCCATCTTATTTGTATTATTCTATAAAGTGAAATCTTCCCTCACACATTGCCCAGATATCTACAAAAGCAGAAAGAACATACATGAAGAAATAACATCCTTCTCAGCCATCCTATTGAAAATGAGCTTTGCATCTTCCCTAACAATGCATTGTTAAGGATAAGATCTTGATCATACTTCAACACATAGACATGGGCCTGCATCCCTAACTTAGCCTGAGAATAAGCAGATATCAAAGTAGTTCATGAAACAACATTTCGTTCGGGCATTTCGTCGAACAGCTTGTGTGCCTCTTCCAAGAGGTGGAATTTGACGTACATATTGAGTAGTGTGCTGCTGACCAAGAAGGTCTCTGGAAGGTACCCATTTGAGAAGTACCAGCACAGGTGGGTCAAGAAACTGCAAAACCACAAGGCACAAGTAGTGATTATGCATAGGTGAGCATGGTTGCTTGAGCCTGAAGATCTAGGCATTTTTCTCGTCGAAATCGAACTTGTTCTTATTCTTGGGGCGCTTTCTGAGGTCGATGTAGGTTTGGAGAGCACAGAGGAAGAGAATTGGGAGCCTGAAGAATGCGATGAAAAATGCGAGAAAGAGGGAGAGTAAAGCATGCATGAGTGGAGCTTTGTACAATAACACCAACTGCGAGGGACCAATGTGGGTATAAATTGAAAATGAGCCAGCTCAGCTCCAGCCTGGCAAAACGACGCCACGTCAGCGCTCCGGTGATGACTCATTACTAGAAATATGCCCAGGGACCACTTTGAGTGCTCGGAACTCTAGCTGGAAGACTACAATAAAAAAATTGGGATCTTGAGAATTACATTGAGTATTTGCACGAATCTCAGGGACTACTATAGGTATTTACTCGGAATTTCTCTCATTGTTCTTGATTTGTTTTTTCCAGCTACGCCACCATTCTTACATGTgacaaaaatacataaataaaatgtACAAGGAAACAACATaagattttttttcatttataaaataaaaaaattattattttctttaacaTGACTTTTGGACTTTAATTCtccaaatacaattttttttatcatgttaGTATTATAGAGTCCGCCTTACCCCGGCGAACTCCCTTTAAGTTTTTTGAAATTTGcatttttaatccattttaatcCATTATTATCATCTCCAAATAGTATATAGATCTATAAACAGTATATAGGAATACACAAAAATACACAACAAGCATAGCTTcttcaagaatttttttaattataaattaaaaaaaataagccatatttaacaatgacaactgttccgagggttacctgaaactgtaggtcgatctcggacgagatcttctgtgttgatcggagatgacgtgtccggctttgGGTGGAGGCCAGAGCTATCATATTATAATATGATATTTGACAATATATATTGTAAGACATTTACTAATTTTTAGACTTTCTTTAATCAACGATTTAATTTTTTGTGCTatctataatatataaaaaatgttatttgtatacaaaaatcagccactaaatatttgtatataatatatgtgtggtttaatttatttttaatatgtatttatattttaatatgtattttatactaattgCTAACTTTAAtgactgattttaatatacaTGTAATATAATCAATAATATAAACTATAACAAAAATGAAAGTAATTAACTTTTCCACTgtctaaataataaattttacgcaATGTAGAAATTAAGCTCAattattttgttcagagtttAAACTTTAAAGGGGGAAAAATGTTAATTAAGAATTTCTCCTCTTGAATCTAGCTTGGCCAATAGAGTTTCTTATGAAATGACACTTCACTTTTTTCTTAGGATAACCTTATCCACATAAACAACTCAAGTTCATGCACCCCAAGTGTTTGTAAAATGTTCCAAGAATCTAACTGATGAAAAAGTAACATAATTGCTATTTCAAGTTTATCATACATACACAGTTCCAAATTCCAATGGCATCTTCCATCATCTCACAGTACCATAGCCTTAAAGATAATCATAATCCATTATCTTTACATCATCTTGATCCTTATTATGTTCATAACAACACACAAATCCTTAGAAGCCATTCATCATCCACTTCAATTTCTGTTGGAGTGTTAGATAAGAAGCCTCATTTTTCTGATACCCTATTTGCCCCACCAAACCTTTCTCCATGCTTTCACTTTTTGGATGAATTGTGTGAGATAAGGGATTTGAATTCTGTGAGGGAACTACATGCACAGATGCTGAAAATGCCAAGAAACAAAGGTGGTAGTAGTACCTTGGCCACAATAGATGAAACCGTTATGAGATACTAtttggaatttgatgattttgtgtCTGCAATAAAGGTTTTCTTTGTTGGTTTATCGAGGAATTATCTTCTATGGAACTCTTTCTTGGAGAAATTTGGAAGTTTTGGAGGTGACCCTTATGAGATTCTTGCTGTATTTGGTGAACTGCATAAGAAAGGTGTTGAATTTGATAGCATAGCTTTCACTGTTGTTCTGAAAATTTGCTTGGTTTTGATGGATTTGAAGGTTGGATTAGAGATTCATGCTTGTTTGATAAAGAGAGGATTCCATTTTGATGTGCATTTGTGTTGTGCATTGATCAATTTGTATGAGAAGTGCTGGGGTGTAGATAGagcataccaagtgtttgatgaagcGCCCCAGAAAGAAGATTTCTTGTGGAACACGATAATTATGGCGAGCCTGAGGAGTGAGAAGTGGTTTGATGGCTTAGAATTGTTTCGCGGCATGCAGTTATCTTCGGCTAAAGCCACCGGTGGCACCATTGTCAAGGTGCTGCAAGCATGTGGAAAATTGAGAGCTCTCAACGAAGGGAAACAAATTCATGGATATGTTTTAAGGCGGGGATTAGTGTCGAACATGTCCATTAGCAATTCCATAATTAGCATGTACTCTAAGAATCATAGTCTTAAAATGGCTAGAACATTTTTTGATTCAATGGAGGATTATAACTTGTCATCTTGGAACTCAATTATTTCATGTTATGCTGGTTATGGCAACTTGGAAGATGCCCTGGATATCTTCCAAGAAATGGAAGCTTCCGGCATTAAACCAGACATTATAACTTGGAATTCTCTTATGTCAGGTCTTCTTCTTCAGGGTTCATACAAAGCTGTTCTGGCCAATTTCCGGAGCCTGCAAGTCGAAGGCTTGAAGCCGGATTCGGGCTCGGTAACTAGTGCACTACAAGCAATTATTGAATTGGGTATCTTCANNNNNNNNNNNNNNNNNNNNNNNNNNNNNNNNNNNNNNNNNNNNNNNNNNNNNNNNNNNNNNNNNNNNNNNNTTGATCATGATGTTTATGTTTGCACTTCATTGATGGATATGTATATCAAGAATGATGAGttacataaagctcaaaaagtgtTCCATCGCACAAAGAACAAAAACATCTGTGCTTGGAATTCATTGATATCAGGGTACTCCTTCAAGGGACAGTTTAGTGATGCTGAAGAACTATTGAACCAGATGGAGAAAGAAAGTATAAAACCTGATATAGTTACATGGAACAGTTTGATTTCTGGTTATTCAATGCATGGCCGAAGCGAGGAAGCTATGGATGTGATTAATAGGATGAAGAGTTCAGGATTTTCACCTAATGTGGTTTCATGGACTGCAATGGTATCCGGCAGTTCTCGGAACAAAAATCATATGGATTCCATCCGGTTTTTCGGCCAAATGCAAGCACAAAATGTAAGGCCTAATTCTACTACTATTTGCAGCTTACTTCGAGCTTGCTCCGGCCAGTCGCTTCTAAAGAAAGGCGAAGAGATACACTGCCTCTGCATAAGACATGGATTTATAGAGGATATGTACATAGCCACAGCACTCATTGACATGTATAGCAAGGCAGGGAAGTTGAAAGTAGCATGCGAAATTTTCGGAAGAATAGAGGGGAAAACACTTCCTTGTTGGAACTGTATGATGATGGGATATGCTATTCACGGCCACGGTGAAgaagtaatttttctttttaacaaAATGCTCAAAACTGGTATCATCCCTGATTCTATTACCTTCACAGCTCTTCTATCCGGCTGCAAGAATTCAGGTCGAATCAATGATGGATGGAAGTACTTTGACAGTATGAGTACAGATTACAACATTGTTCCAACAATTGAGCACTATTCTTGCATGGTGGACCTTCTTGGAAAATCTGGTTTTCTTGACGAAGCTCTGCATTTCATCCAAACTATGCCAGTAAATCCGGATGCTAGTATCTGGGGAGCTCTTCTTGCATCCTGCCGAATTCACAAAAACATTATGCTAGCCGAGACTGCGTCGAGGAATCTGTTCAAGCTAGAGCCTTATAATTCTGCCAACTATGTTATAATGATGAATATATATTCGGCTTTAGGCAAATGGGACGACGCGCAGCGCCTTAGAGACACAATGGTTGCTGCAGGGTTGAAAAGCCCTGGTGTTTGGAGCTGGATACAGGTAAATCAAACTACTCATGTGTTCTCTACAGAAGGGAAATCACATCAAGAAGAAGGCGAAATATATTTCGAATTATATCAGTTAGTTTCTAAGGTGAAGAAGCTAGGATATGTGCCTGATATAAGTTGTGTGTATCAAAATATTGACAACAATGAAAAGGAGAAGGTTCTTCTCAGTCACACTGAGAAGCTAGCTATCACATATGGACTCATGAAAACAAAAGGTGGATCACCTATCAGGGTAGTTAAGAACACAAGAATTTGTCAGGATTGTCACACATTAGCCAAGTACATTTCTTCGGCCGAAAATCGCGAGATTTTGCTCCGAGATGGCGGCCGTTTTCACCATTTTGTGAATGGAAAATGCTCCTGTAATGGTTGTTGGTAACAATAAGCACAGGCAGatcattctttttctttgttcatatTCTCTTAACACCATATTCTTTTGTATGCCATGTGTTCATGatggaaaaaaaaaacctaaactaAGGGATGAGCATGTTTTTTGGTTTTTCACACTAAATATTGGTGTAAATAGTTTTTGTGTAATACTTTTACATACATATACGGTAATTGGTATCAAACCCTCTTTGATGTTGGATAATGTTACGATCTAATTAATATTGGTCTGCTTAATTAGTTGGTTAGCACATTAGAATTTGTTGGAAATATAAATAAGAGTATAACCAAGTTAGGTTAGTCTAGTAGTTAGTTCATTAGTCTGTGTAATTCACGATAAATCACGAATAGAGTTCTGACCCGCGACAGATTAGTATTGAGAGATACCCTGGAAAATCCATTAGCCAACAACAAATCTTTAAATAGAGTTCTAATCCATAACAGCTTAACGTAATATATTAGTGTTGAGGGATACCgtagaaaactaaaaaaaaaaaacaagtattGAATCTCGAATAGAGTTGCAATAAATAATGAATACATAAAAAATTCATTCTCTCAAATACAATCTTCACCTGAAATGGCTTACTTTTTGTTGGTTTTATTTGATTAACAGTTTGGGGAGTTTAATTAGCTACCAACCAGATTAATTATTAAAGCTTGTAATTAATAATGTATTATCTATGTTTACTCATCTACCACATATATGAGACAAAATAAACACACTTAACATTTTTTAATCATGCCCATGTAAGTAAGAATGAAGATACATGCATATAACTCATTTGGGAGTCACACTCAAGATATTGGATGGAGAGTGGTATATGTACGTGGCAGTTGAGAAATTTGAGTGGGGAGTGGAGTTCACGGATAATAACAGATTAAATTTTCCACCATAAAATCAATCATGCATTTAATCATATAATAATAGCCACTAAGTAGCGTGTAAATCTATCATGTACATGTATGTCCCATAAAGATCGCATCATGTAAGTAAAGTAAATAGTGTAGCAACTAAATTGGATGGTCGAAAACTTACTTAGAATCGTCGAGTAATGagttcattcattcatttaaataagtgtttaaggtttgaactttgatttatatatataataattcattgATCAATCACAGACTCTTAAATATAGTTTAGATCCATAACAAATTAGTATTTAATTTGTTGGAATGAAAAATACCATAGATAAAAAATGATTAGCCAGAGTCAATTNNNNNNNNNNNNNNNNNNNNNNNNNNNNNNNNNNNNNNNNNNNNNNNNNNNNNNNNNNNNNNNNNNNNNNNNNNNNNNNNNNNNNNNNNNNNNNNNNNNNNNNNNNNNNNNNNNNNNNNNNNNNNNNNNNNNNNNNNNNNNNNNNNNNNNNNNNNNNNNNNNNNNNNNNNNNNNNNNNNNNNNNNNNNNNNNNNNNNNNNNNNNNNNNNNNNNNNNNNNNNNNNNNNCAATTTACTAGTAAATTTAAATAAgtgtaaaaattttaaattttattttttgtatgtaataatttattggtTAAAAACATATctttaaataaagtttaaataagTACGAAATAATTTTTGGCCCGCCGAATTAACGGATATTTTGGAAAACAAAAAGAATAAATAGTGTAACTAAACATTTATTaaaaataaggtttaattattctgtcagTTCTTATAGTTTTatcgaattttcaattaagtttttatatttttttttttaattgagtttctacactatatcagattttgtaactAAGTCCCTATCGTGACAAAAACGTTTGAATTAATGGAATATTCTATTTAACTATACAGAATATTCAGTCAAGTGTTATGCAAATTCGTTTTGTTTAACGGAATATTCCGTTAATTCTAACGTTTTTGTCACGGtagggacttaattacaaaatctaaTACGATATAGGGGCTCAattgataagaaaaaaaaatacaaagacctaattgaaaattcaataaaattatagagaccgatagagtaattaaacctaaaaataacaaataaactaGTACATTATTGGttcaatttttttccttttttgaaagaaaatatatatagcaTGTTtggaaatttattaaaaaaaatagtaatctGATTAAGAggtttaaatattataaatattactcttttttttttaaatttcaatcatttatataaaatataataaaatagaaatttaaga from Arachis ipaensis cultivar K30076 chromosome B02, Araip1.1, whole genome shotgun sequence harbors:
- the LOC107626658 gene encoding pentatricopeptide repeat-containing protein At4g01030, mitochondrial gives rise to the protein MASSIISQYHSLKDNHNPLSLHHLDPYYVHNNTQILRSHSSSTSISVGVLDKKPHFSDTLFAPPNLSPCFHFLDELCEIRDLNSVRELHAQMLKMPRNKGGSSTLATIDETVMRYYLEFDDFVSAIKVFFVGLSRNYLLWNSFLEKFGSFGGDPYEILAVFGELHKKGVEFDSIAFTVVLKICLVLMDLKVGLEIHACLIKRGFHFDVHLCCALINLYEKCWGVDRAYQVFDEAPQKEDFLWNTIIMASLRSEKWFDGLELFRGMQLSSAKATGGTIVKVLQACGKLRALNEGKQIHGYVLRRGLVSNMSISNSIISMYSKNHSLKMARTFFDSMEDYNLSSWNSIISCYAGYGNLEDALDIFQEMEASGIKPDIITWNSLMSGLLLQGSYKAVLANFRSLQVEGLKPDSGSVTSALQAIIELGIFXXXXXXXXXXXXXXXXXXXXXXXXXDHDVYVCTSLMDMYIKNDELHKAQKVFHRTKNKNICAWNSLISGYSFKGQFSDAEELLNQMEKESIKPDIVTWNSLISGYSMHGRSEEAMDVINRMKSSGFSPNVVSWTAMVSGSSRNKNHMDSIRFFGQMQAQNVRPNSTTICSLLRACSGQSLLKKGEEIHCLCIRHGFIEDMYIATALIDMYSKAGKLKVACEIFGRIEGKTLPCWNCMMMGYAIHGHGEEVIFLFNKMLKTGIIPDSITFTALLSGCKNSGRINDGWKYFDSMSTDYNIVPTIEHYSCMVDLLGKSGFLDEALHFIQTMPVNPDASIWGALLASCRIHKNIMLAETASRNLFKLEPYNSANYVIMMNIYSALGKWDDAQRLRDTMVAAGLKSPGVWSWIQVNQTTHVFSTEGKSHQEEGEIYFELYQLVSKVKKLGYVPDISCVYQNIDNNEKEKVLLSHTEKLAITYGLMKTKGGSPIRVVKNTRICQDCHTLAKYISSAENREILLRDGGRFHHFVNGKCSCNGCW